One window of the Solanum stenotomum isolate F172 chromosome 11, ASM1918654v1, whole genome shotgun sequence genome contains the following:
- the LOC125843855 gene encoding protein SUPPRESSOR OF K(+) TRANSPORT GROWTH DEFECT 1-like, whose protein sequence is MYSNFKEQAVAYVKQAVEEDNAGNYAKAFSLYMNALEYFKTHLKYEKNPKIKEAITQKFVEYLRRAEEIRSVLDEGGGGPTSNGDAAVASRAKSKPKNGGGGGEGDDSENVKLRAGLNSAIVREKPNVKWNDVAGLESAKQALQEAVILPVKFPQFFTGKRRPWRAFLLYGPPGTGKSYLAKAVATEADSTFFSVSSSDLVSKWMGESEKLVSNLFQMARESSPSIVFIDEIDSLCGQRGEGSESEASRRIKTELLVQMQGVGHDDDKKVLVLAATNTPYSLDQAIRRRFDKRIYIPLPDLKARQHMFKVHLGDTPHNLTESDFEQLARKTEGFSGSDISVCVNEVLFEPVRKTQDAEFFIKTSDGLWVPCGPRQPGAIQTNMQELAAKGLASKITPPPISIRDFDRVLWKQKPTVSKADLEVHERFTKEFGEEG, encoded by the exons ATGTATAGCAATTTCAAGGAGCAGGCAGTAGCTTATGTGAAGCAGGCAGTTGAGGAAGATAATGCTGGAAATTATGCAAAGGCTTTCTCTCTATATATGAATGCTTTGGAGTATTTTAAAACTCATCTGAAATATGAGAAGAATCCCAAGATTAAGGAAGCAATTACCCAGAAGTTTGTGGAGTATTTGAGGAGGGCTGAGGAGATTCGTTCTGTTCTAGATGAGGGAGGTGGTGGGCCGACGTCCAATGGAGATGCTGCTGTTGCGTCGCGCGCAAAGTCAAAGCCAAAGaatggaggaggaggaggagaggGTGATGATTCAGAGAATGTAAAGTTAAGAGCTGGGCTTAATTCCGCTATTGTAAGGGAAAAACCTAATGTGAAGTGGAATGATGTAGCAGGGCTTGAGAGTGCCAAGCAGGCATTGCAAGAGGCTGTTATCCTACCGGTTAAGTTTCCTCAGTTTTTCACTG GCAAGCGTCGACCGTGGAGAGCCTTTCTGTTGTATGGTCCACCTGGAACAGGAAAGTCATACCTAGCAAAAGCTGTTGCAACAGAAGCAGATTCAACCTTTTTCAG TGTTTCTTCATCAGACCTTGTTTCAAAGTGGATGGGTGAAAGTGAAAAACTTGTGTCAAATCTATTCCAAATGGCCCGAGAAAGTTCTCCTTCAATAGTATTTATAGACGAAATTGACTCCCTGTGTGGCCAAAGAGGTGAGGGTAGTGAAAGTGAAGCATCGAGACGTATCAAAACTGAGCTTCTTGTACAGATGCAG GGTGTAGGGCACGATGACGACAAAAAAGTTCTGGTTCTTGCAGCGACAAACACTCCCTACTCATTAGACCAG GCTATTAGACGGAGATTTGACAAAAGAATATACATTCCCCTACCAGATTTGAAGGCAAGGCAGCACATGTTCAAG GTACATTTAGGAGATACCCCTCACAACTTGACAGAAAGTGATTTTGAGCAACTAGCTCGGAAAACAGAAGGTTTTTCAGGTTCAGACATTTCTGTGTGT GTAAATGAAGTCTTGTTTGAACCTGTACGTAAAACTCAAGATGCTGAGTTTTTCATTAAGACTAGTGATGGGTTGTGGGTGCCTTGTGGACCTAGACAACCAGGTGCTATTCAGACTAATATGCAGGAGCTTGCAGCAAAAGGCCTAGCTTCAAAG